The Candidatus Thermoplasmatota archaeon sequence AAATAACATTTTAAGTTTAATCTTCTAAAAAATCAAAAAATTGAGAGAAATTTGATTATGAAGAAACCTGTGCCATCTATAGAAAAAATTGTGGAAAAATTTGAGGAAACAAAAAATAAAATTAATGCTATAGAGTTTGATGTTCATTGGTACAGACGTGTTTTCCATGCATTTGGTGCATGTTTCTTGTTTTATTATTTGCTACCCGATGTTAATTGGATTAATTTATTGAAATTTTGGGTACCATTTTTAATACTTG is a genomic window containing:
- a CDS encoding dolichol kinase — its product is MKKPVPSIEKIVEKFEETKNKINAIEFDVHWYRRVFHAFGACFLFYYLLPDVNWINLLKFWVPFLIL